In Pseudodesulfovibrio alkaliphilus, the sequence GACGCTGGAGCACTTCAAGGTCAGGGACTATTTCAGGAAAAGCACCCGCATCATCGCCAGAATGCCCACGGCCCTGGAGGCCCGCGAGCTTGGCCAACCCCGAACGCGGCCCGTACTCATCACCGAGAGCCTCAACGTGGACGGGCGAGGTGTGCCGGTGGAGTTCGGGGTCAGCCTGTTCGCCAGCGACTGGGTGCAGATCGTTGTTGATTCCTTCGAGTAAGACCATGGGACATACTCCTGTTCGCGGCGCCCTATCGTGAGCGTCCTGGTTGCCCGTTGGTAGGACATTCCTTTTGCCCCGGCACTAGACAAGTGCGTGACCTGTGCGCTTTGTTCCGTAAATTCATTATGTTGTAACAGTCCTGTCATAGTCGCCGCGCAAATGACGGTATTTTGCGATTTTTTCGATCATGTCCGGCGGTATCCCTTGCCCAAGGAGTGTGTCGTCCTTGGGCAAGAGGGCTGCGAAGTGCGGCCGAAGTCGGGGAGGCAAGACATGGTGAAGCCAGGATGCAGGAACGATACGCAGTCTATGTCGCACCGGAACAGGGGAGCGAGCTTGACCTTTTCGGCAGTGGTTGGCTGGGTCGGTGTGCACGGACCGGGCTGAAGTTGCGCCAGCCGAGTCTGCCCGGCATTGCCGGGCGAGAATTGCTCGAGCTGACGGCGGCACCGCGCCACTATGGCTTCCACGCCACGCTGGTTTCCCCTTTTGCCCTCAAAAAAGGATGCGCTCTGCGCGACATCCTTGACCGTGTCCGCATCGTGGCCCGAGGGTTTGCCCCCTTTGACCTGTCGCGGCTGGTTGTGAAGGAGGTGGGCAATTTTCTTGCCCTGGTGCCGGGCAGGCAGGACGAGGCGGCGGCCTTGGCCGAGACATGCCTGCGTGCGCTTCAGCCGCTCAGGGAGCCGCCATCCCTGGCCGAGATGGAAAAGCGGCGGGCCAGGGGGCTGACGCCGACCCAGGAGCGGCTCCTGGCGGGGTGGGGGTATCCGTATGTGCTTCAGGAGTATCTGTTCCACTTCACCCTGACCGGGCCTGTCAGGGACCGAGCCTGTCGCAGGGCGCAACAGCGGCGGATTGCGGAGTTCGCCGAGCCGCTTCGCAGGAAGACGCATTGCGTACGCAGCATCTGCCTTTTTTGCCAGGAGTCCCGCGAGGCTCCTTTTTCCCTTACGCATACCCTCCCTTTGGGGGATGACAGGAGGCGACCATGAACAGTGGAAGGCTGATATATGTGATCGGCCCCTCGGGCTGCGGCAAGGACAGCGTCATGGCCTACGCCAGAAGGCGGTGTCCGGGGAGCGAGGCCGCCTTCGCCCATCGCTACATCACCAGGAGTGCCGAAGCCGGAGGCGAAAACCACATCCATCTGGAGCCCGACGAGTTCGAGGCCAGGGCACGGTGCGGCGTATTTGCCTTGCACTGGAACAGCCATGGCCACAGGTACGGCATCGGCTGCGAGGTAGACGCCTGGATGGAGGCCGGATTCAACGTGGTGGTCAACGGCTCCCGAGCCTACCTGCCTGAAGCGGCCAGGCGATACCCGGACATGATCCCGACGTTGATCGCCGTGGAAACCGACATCCTGCGGCAGCGCCTCCTTGCCCGAGGCCGCGAGAGCACCGCAGAGATCGAATGCCGCCTGGAACAAGCCGAGGCGTACGTGGTCAGCCACCCGGAACTGAGGATCATAGACAACAACGGAGAGCTGCAACAAGCCGGAAACGCGTTGCTTGCCCTTGCGAGGAACGGTTGTTCCGTCAGGGGCGGCTCATGCTCCCAGGCGTTGTTGCCCGGCCGACAGCCTTTGGCGTAACCAACCGTTTCCGGCCCCGGATCGCGGATGCCTTTGGATGCTGGAAAAAACAGGGCGGCAGTCAAGGCTGCCTCCCTGTCTTATGAATTCGTCGGGGGATCAGGCTGCGATCTTTGATCGGAGAGCTTCCGCGATGGCAGGTGCGTTCTGGCCGATGATGACCAGAAAACAGCCATCCCGGCAGTCTTCTGCCGGAATCGTCGAGTGGAATCCAGGGACATACTGGAAGACTTCCGGGCCGTTCGAGTCAAGGAAGCGGACGACGCCCTTTGCCCGAAGCACTTCGCGTGGCAGGGCGGCAATTCCGTCCATGAACAGCTCGCGATCAACGGGGCCATCAAGTTCGATAAGGGCGTTCTGAATGCCGTCGTCGCCGTGGGTGGCGTGGTGTCCCATGGGTGCCAGGAGCGGGGCCGGGCGCGGGAGTCTTTTCCTGAAATTCACTCCGTACAGGGCTGTGGCTGGAATGTCTCCCTTGACGGCTCTGTGGAGATCGGCCGTGGGATTGAGCTCGCGGATGCGGGCTTCAAGGGCGCGAAGGGCCTTTTCCTCCGCAAGGTCTGTCTTGTTGAGGATCAGGATGTCGGCCAGTTGCACCTGGTTCCGGGCCACCTCGTGGTTGGCGAGGGCGCGAGGCGCACATGCCGCATCGAGCACCGTGGTGATGGAGGCGAATTCGAGCAGGTCGCGGATGTCTGACAACTCGTCGAGAAGGTTGGCCGGGTTGGCGAGGCCTGTGGTTTCCAGCACCACGAAATCGGGCTGGAATTCGCCGAGAATCCCGGAGAGGGCCGAGCGCAGGTTGCCTGCGAGGGTGCAGCAGACGCACCCCTCGTCCACCTC encodes:
- a CDS encoding DUF1045 domain-containing protein, with protein sequence MQERYAVYVAPEQGSELDLFGSGWLGRCARTGLKLRQPSLPGIAGRELLELTAAPRHYGFHATLVSPFALKKGCALRDILDRVRIVARGFAPFDLSRLVVKEVGNFLALVPGRQDEAAALAETCLRALQPLREPPSLAEMEKRRARGLTPTQERLLAGWGYPYVLQEYLFHFTLTGPVRDRACRRAQQRRIAEFAEPLRRKTHCVRSICLFCQESREAPFSLTHTLPLGDDRRRP
- the phnN gene encoding phosphonate metabolism protein/1,5-bisphosphokinase (PRPP-forming) PhnN translates to MNSGRLIYVIGPSGCGKDSVMAYARRRCPGSEAAFAHRYITRSAEAGGENHIHLEPDEFEARARCGVFALHWNSHGHRYGIGCEVDAWMEAGFNVVVNGSRAYLPEAARRYPDMIPTLIAVETDILRQRLLARGRESTAEIECRLEQAEAYVVSHPELRIIDNNGELQQAGNALLALARNGCSVRGGSCSQALLPGRQPLA